ACAGGTGATGGATACGCCGGTGAGCTCGATTACGATTTCAAGCGCCATGCAGTTTTCACAATTTATCAGCACGCATTGTAACTAATATAAACCGATTCCGGTAGCTATTGCCACATGTTTTTCACGACATGTGGTAATGCTTTTTTAAACCGATGGATATAAATACAGACAATCACGGGGTTTTATGTGAACCGGCTGCTTTCCGGCGGGTTTTTGATGCCCATTATAAAATGCTGAGGAATTTCCTGGTTTTCAGGTACCGGGATGCTGACCTGGCCGATGATGTCGCGCAGAATGCTTTCGTGAAATTATGGGAAAATTGCAGCATATTGAAGAACGAGCAGGCGAAAAGCTTTTTGTTTACAACAGCCATCAGGCTTTCGCTGAACCAGATTAAACATAAGAAAGTCGTCAGTAATTTCCAGGTAAATTTTGTGCCAAAAACAGCCGACGGCGAATCACCGCAATTCCTGATGGAGGAAACAGAGTTCAAAAATAAACTCGAAAATGCCATAAGCAACCTGCCCGACAGGCAACGTGAGGTGTTCCTGTTGAATCGTTTTGAAAACCAATCGTATACAGAAATCGCGGAAACATTGGGATTATCTGTAAAAGCCATCGAAAAGCGGATGCACCAGGCGTTAATCACCTTGCGGAAGACAACAACTAATATTTGAAATTATCGTTATGGAAAACCACGAAACCTACTTAGCCGAA
This genomic stretch from Flavobacterium pallidum harbors:
- a CDS encoding RNA polymerase sigma factor, whose amino-acid sequence is MDINTDNHGVLCEPAAFRRVFDAHYKMLRNFLVFRYRDADLADDVAQNAFVKLWENCSILKNEQAKSFLFTTAIRLSLNQIKHKKVVSNFQVNFVPKTADGESPQFLMEETEFKNKLENAISNLPDRQREVFLLNRFENQSYTEIAETLGLSVKAIEKRMHQALITLRKTTTNI